One Osmerus eperlanus chromosome 2, fOsmEpe2.1, whole genome shotgun sequence genomic window, AGGGGTAAGAGTTAGTTAATATGAGTTAGCGGGCAGCCATGGCCAATGAGGTGGAGATCAAAGGCAGCCGATGGTAAAAAGCCACATCCACACCATGGCTAGATACAGAGAGAGCAAGTCTCCCAGTTCCATTTCTGAGTCGCAGAGTGTACTGTTCTTATTATAAACTCCAAAGGAGGTAAGTAGGTAGACTTTGTGACTCAGTACAGCCATTACACCAAAAGCAGACAAGACACAGCTCTGTCGTTGATTGGATTCCAGCAGCCCGATGGATACACCAAAGCACGACACTGAAAGCCACAAAAGTACGATTACTACAGCGACGAGAGTGGGACCTTTGGTTACCTAAAGTCCTCCTGACTGGTAGTGGACTCTGTTCTTCTCTGGCTCCAAGCCACATTGTCTCCAGTTGCCTCAGATCTAGACAATCGATAGTTAACTCACGACTTGGTGGACATTGGAAAACAAATGGCCTGCACTGTGCAGGTCAAAGGTTGTGTCACATTTTGGacgttgtaaatgcatgtttgtgtcttGACAGACTACCCAACTTGTTGGCATTATTTGAACATGCAAGCCAAATAAAACGGACAATGTATTACAATATTCTCATTTGTACTACTGTTGCACATCTGTCTTTTTATTGATCGGAGTTAAAAAACGATTCAATAGGGAGTCTACGAAGACATATCTACACACATTACGTTTAGCGTAGACGTTTACCTCGGAATAAGACGTGTGCATGCATAACCTTTGCATATATTGGACCAAAAGCTACTAGGTTGCACAGATAAAATATGCAAACATAACGTAACGAAAGATAAGAAAGACAACTCGATGTAACTTGATAGCAAATTGGCCTAGAAATCCTAGTTTGCTGGGCATCTTACCTGGTGCCTTGGTAAAGGTAAATGGTGTAGTAACAGTTCAGTTGTTTTTGATTATATCCTGTTATCTCTTCATTGTCAAAATCATCCTTTTCGTCCACGTCAATTGAATCCTGAAAGGAGGAGGTCTGAGAGGTAAACATTATTCCTTGACACGTAGCTTCAAGAAATATAGTGGAATGCCGTTTGATATTTGTAGGACGCAGGTTTAGACCGGAAAAAATAATACACACATAATGATTGTGGAAAGACTACGAACAGGTGTTGCAGTGAATTACACTCTTATCCACTCTTCAGTAGATCAGTGATCAGAGTCGGCCATGCGCACTGATCCTCAGTATGTCCGTCCCTTTTCATGATCCGTAATTTGATTGCTACGTACTCACAGTTCCGGACCTATGCAAATATTTGTTATTCTGTAATGATTAAGCATATGGTGATGCTAAATTTTTCAGTGTAGTCACTGAATGTGTATGTATTGCTTTCAACGACACATTGAAAATAGATCAATACAAATATATTTGTCTTCACAGCAATAATGCCCCGATGCCTTGTGGGATGTTGTAGGActggtgtactgtactgtacgccATCTTCTGTTCTGTAATCAGCTGTTGTTCTTGTTGTTAGTACAGCAGCTAGCCCCCTGCTTGTCACCTGTAATATAGGATAAACATGGgacgaaaaaagaaaaagcagaTGAAGCCGTGGTGCTGGTATCCTTTACCTTTATTCATAATTCATATGTCTCGCGTATATTCATTTAAGTCGTCGGAATATCCTTCCATAATAACGTCGGATCCACACATGCCAGATGAGTTAGCACTTGTTAGCTAGTTGGAGCTAGCTACTCTAGCAAGCTGGAAAAGGGACGGTAATTCATTCATACTGTAAATGCACTGTACTGAAGGTCTGTTGTTTAACAGCAATTTTGTGTGAAAAGCTATGTGTGTTGTTGAGTAGACGAGCTAGCTAACAAATAACGCACACGGTCAGCATCCCAGCCCCATGTGTGACTCATTCAATGTTTTGGAAGTTGCACGGATGAGACAGTCAGACACTCTGAACTAACTTGTATGGAACTTGTACAATAAATTGATTTCAACCGTTGTTTTAACTACTGTTAACTATGAACTATACTGATACAGTATCTTCTTATTTCCTGAACTATGAACAACAGGTATTGTAACAGAGATTTTGATGATGAAAAGATTCTCATACAACACCAGAAGGCCAAACACTTCAAGTGTCACATATGTCACAAGAAACTCTATACTGGACCAGGGTTAGCCATTCACTGTATGCAGGTCAGAATCTCAAATGTTGTTATCTAAACCTATCCCCAGCTCCTCTTTAAAGTTCAAGTTGTTGCTTATGTGATGAATAAAAATGCATGCAGTATGAACAGTAGGATGTCATTGAGTTTATAACggctgtttttgatgttgaCCCTGATGTAGGTACACAAAGAAACAATTGATGGAGTCCCCAATGCCATACCTGGAAGGACAGACATTGAGCTGGAGATCTATGGCATGGAGGGTATCCCAGAAaaagacatggaggagagaagaagagtccTTGAACAGAAAACCCAaggtataaaaaaacaaaacacaaacagcaaTCGCCATGACAAGGATTATCATTATATCATTATATTAACACTTGCTTCCATTCTCGTGAGATCTGttggcgtgtgagtgtgtgacttaACGCGCTGTGTGTTTCGCACAGAGAGTCAGAAGAAGAAGCAGAACCAGGATGACTCTGATGAGTACGAGGAGGATGAAGAACCTGGCCCCTCCTTCCAGCAGCCAGCCGCCCAGCCCCAGACAGGATACATCCCACCTGTGACCCAGCCTGGCATGCCCCCGGTCCACACTGCTCCAGGGATGCCCCCTGGCAGCTACTCAGGTAGCCCATCACCTACATGTTGCTGGTAGAATGAGAAGCATTGACTTACCATTGGGCTCACTTACACGTAATTCAATGTTTTGTACGtctatatattttgtattgtgATTATCACAGATAATATTCCTTTTTAACTCACTTTTTCATCTTAGGAATGCCCCCAATGATGCCAGGTGTGCCACCTATGATGCCAGGGATGCCCCCTGTTATGCCAGGCATGCCACCAGGGTGAGTGTTGATTAAGTCCAGTTGATAGTAAATCTTTggaaaatcattttgatatcagttCTGTCAACAGTAAGTCAATTAATTTCTCCTCTCTGGTCTTCAGGATGATGCCAATGGGTAGAATGATGCCTCCAGGTCCAGGAATGCCCCCAATGATGCCAGGCATGCCaccaggtaccccccccccccccccacacacacacacactcaatctccCATCATCATTCCACCTAAGATAAAGTGAGAAAGTGTACGTATAGCGAGTGAAATCTAATACAAACCCTGTGTGTTCGTCCAGGCATGCCACCTCCGGTGGGGCACCGCCCAGGaatgccccacatgccccaggGCCCCCCCACCACAGGCATGCTGAACAGACCTGCCATGCCAgctgcctctgccccccccgcccAGCCTGCCGTCACCAAACCCCTGTTCCCCAGCGCAGGACAGGTAAGGAATAATGCTGTTGTGTCGGGTTAACACACCTCTGTAGGCACACTGACATGTTGATGCGCAACAACAGAGTGGTATAAACTGCTCGTGCTCTTATCGTAGTGAGTGCTGTGCCATGCATGTCTTTGACATCGGCGTGGACTAAATATCTTGAGCTAAGTCttgaccctcccccccagctcttTCTCAGTAATATTTCTACTCTGTGCTCTTGTCCCCCTGTGCTACAGATGGGAACACACGTTCAGAGCACAGCAAGTACAAGCACAGGCCTGTCGAGTGCAGACTCTCAGTCTGCCTCCTCCAAAGCTACATTCCCTAGCTCTGCGCAAGTACGCGGCTCACTGCCCGCCGCCCCGCCTGCCTGGCACGCTTTGTGAATCTAGTGCTTCACGAAATAGACTGAGGGCATGCTACAAGACAACAACCAAAAACACATCTTCCTTTTGCGCCTAGAGATGTAGATGGCTTGTTCATTTTTAAATGCCGTGAAGCAACTTTCCCTTATGAGAGTGGGATGCTTTCGACTGTCAGCTCCAATAAAAACCTTCCTTTTTAATGAGTCGTCAGTCAGTGACAatgcagtccccccccccattacaaATCTGCATAATTTTCATATCACTGGACTCATCTTGTTTTCATCTGCAATCAGTGTAAACATGCCGATGTGTACAGTAGAAGAATATTTGACGGTTGTTTTCAAGAGCTGGCACAAGTGTGGAAAACACAGCATGTTGTATGAGTTTGAATCCTGTTCTCTTTCCTGCCATAGCTCAtttgcatccctccctccctctcactctctctccctctgtttccagAGTCAGCAGGCCGTTCCAGGGTCTGACTTTAAGCTCCACAGTGGCCCCGCCACCCCCTCTGAGCCCTCCAAGCCCACTTTCCCAGCCTATACTCAGGCCTCTGCCACGGTGGGCAGCCCCAGCCCTGGAGGCATCGTCTCCAaacccccctctacagtgaccagTAAGCCTgccaccctcaccaccagcAGTGCCACCAGTAAGTTGATCCACCCCGATGAGGATATCTCACTGGTAAGTGGCCCATCAGACCCTTGACTTAATTTCACGTAGATTAGCAGCAACTAagcaaaaatattttttgattATTGTTACCATGGCCGttttgttgtattattgttgtgcAGATCTTACATATGAATGAAATGTTGAACATTTGATGTTTTCGTGTGTATTCAGGATCTTACTTTACTGTCTTCCTTCTCTTTCCGTCTGGTAGGAAGAGTTGAGAGCCCAGCTGCCACGGTACCAGCGTAACATCCCCCAGCCAGGCCACGTCTCCCCCCCGGGAGGACCCATGATGATCCCCCAACAGCCGGGCCTGAGACACCACATGCATGgtatgctccagctgctgctggcaCTGAAGTCGAGGAGGTCGATGGTGGTGCTACTGTACATTCTCACATCCTTGTATTAATAGGAGTTATGTTCAATTCTTGTCTTCAATGCAGTGTGCATTGGGAGTCTTGAGATATTGAAATGGTTTTGAAATGGTCTTGGCAGTGATAGCAACACTGATCTGAGTTTGAACCAACCAACCGTCTATCTCCTTCCAGGCCAGTACGGAGGCCCACCCCGGGGAATGCCAGGTTACATGCCAGGAGGCATGCCCCCGTATGGGCAGGGCCCCCCCATGGTGCCCCCTTACCCAGGAGCCCCCCTACGGCCCCCAATGGGCATGAGGCCCCCCGTCATGTCCCCTGGAGGCCGCTTCTGAAGCCCACTCAACACACCGCTCTAGGTTTGGACATtcaacccttttctcatgtccCGTTCTGCTTCTAGCCAAAACCAGTAATGGTAAACACACATTCTACCTGGTCTATGAAGAAGAGACATACATGAAAAAAAGcaaacagaacaacaacaaaaaacacattgCATGGGACTTATTATTTATACCGTAAGTTAACCTGCCTAGACTATGAACTGTTGCAAATCACTCTCTTCTGTGGCTTTTTCTTCTCATGTTCCATTTAGGTGTGTAGAAGTATAGTAGATATGGTTCGTATTATATTGAAGGCCCTGGAGTTACATGAGCAGTACCCATCTATATCAAGGCAAGTTTACGTAAAATACATTACACTGTTTGCATTAGAATCAGTGAGGCCTTCACAGCACACATAGGTGCTGTTGGACTTTGCGTCCCCAACATTGTTTGGTGAGGGCTTCAGATGGCGTTCTATTAATTCACTGTGTTCATGTAGGCTATGTTTTCTCTCTGACCTCCATCTTGAATGCTACTTTAACCCTACATATAAAGTAACCCTATAGGCTCATGTGAACGGGTTCATGTAATGTTATGAAATTGTATTGGAATAAAATGTGCAGAAACCTTATGACTCTTCATTTGTGACCGGAGAAAGGTTTGTACCCACAAGGTTTGTACTCTGATAGTGGATATCACTCAACGTTTAATCATTTGATGTATTATGAACGGTCTTCATACCTTCTCAACTAAACTGAAGTCATGCACCTGTGTAAAACATTGACCCTGTTTCTGCTGATGATCTTTGAATGATAATCTATTATAGCATTTCAGTCGGTGCAACATCAGTCATGCACTCCCCTGAACAATCTCGGCTTTTTCCAACGGACTGTTAAGCACTCAGAGGACATTCTAGTGTATTGTAATGAGTGCTTCCGGGTGGCACTGGCTGTCCTGCTAAACCAAGGatttctcttctccctgtagCAATGCCCTGGGTGGGGGACTGTCTGAGGCCCTGCCTCAGTGTAGCCCTGGTTCAGCCTGAGGCAAGTCTCACTGTTTTCTGTCTTCTCATGTACACCAGGGGCCCTCACAGCTTACTGGCTGTTGGATCTTCATGTCCCCAAActtgcagcaagtttggtgaaGGCCCTTGTTCTGTTCAGTGAGGCAACACACACTGCTCAggcacagcagactggcagaaATTTGAATAAGAATTCATACTTGTAATTTACTATTGAACCAGTAGATTTGGCTCTAAACTATGATTTCTGTTAGATCTTCTAGTAGCTCTTACTTATGAAGACTACTGACCAATGGCTGCCAGAACCGTGAAACAACTTGGTTTGCACCAATTAATCCTGTTTGTTCCATCAGCTATCTTCAGTCCTCAGTTTCTTCATTTGGTTTTAACTTCTAGTGAAGGAGAATCCCCTCCAGTTACAGGTTAGTTAAAGCTGTaagtaccagacacagtgtttccttagatgtgtgtgtgtgcatgtgtgcaagaGAGACAACATTCAGGTGACATTCATCTGAATGTTGATCTTTTTCAGCTCACTATATGTGTGATGTGGACTGGTACAGTGCCTTTGGAAACACTTCAGGCCCCTTCACTTTCCAGTTTATTGTGTTAAAACTTAAAATTGATTCTTTTTGGTTTGCCATTACTCTACACACCATAATGACAAATTGACCAaatgttttaaatacatttttgctCATTTATTTGAAAAGTTTGTAATGTTTCATTCACAGAAGTGTGAAGACCCTTTGCTATTACTCTAATTActttacctgtagaaaagcaacaGTGTTATTTGCAATGTAGTTGTACAGTGTGTCGGATGACTTTCCTAAATTCCATCCTATATTATGTATTGGATACATTTGATGAAATGGTGTATACACAAAATATCATATATTGCACTAAATAAATACTTTCAACATCAGGTGTTTTTTGGTTTCCCTTGTATACTGTGGAGGAATGAAATCTATGCTGCTATTTCATATGTTCGTTGTCTCTGTTACATAAAAAAACTATCAATACTTCGGATATACCAAAATGTGTAATGACAATGCTGAACATATATTCCaaatataactagagagggtacaatttctggggaaattgtagggtgtgcttgcttgcgtcgattgcacaggggtccgtttttgaatgacatttttacaactgatatttctgtatattttatataaaaatgcatacttattatttataaagattacatagatttaaaagcattttttttgtgctgctcatttacaactgaaaatacgagtgaagtgtagaattaaatatgatgtcttctcatttcccctgcaagaggcagcctcatagctgaatcaaaacgaataaatttggcagaccggtgtaaaaatggacctaatctatgacttaaacgtccttttaagtttgcccttctcgtgatattttcaggcatttagcctactcatattgcattaattaattaataaagaaccccctttgaagattattctacgacgttaccggcagtagaagatggaatcgccattcaaacagtaccatctgctaactgaaaatatgcccccaaaaacgtaaataagcttgacatttatttagtggaaaatcgtatggcaagccgttttatcatttaaccaatgaattcttgatatccaaaattcgaatttttgatatcaagaattcaattttggatatcaagaattccaattttggatatcaagaattgcattttggatatcaagaattcgatttttttttcataatttaCATCTATGCTGAGCTTAAATAAGTGAAACTTTCTAAAAACTTTCTAAATAATAAATGTTAATAAACCTGCTTATTACAAAAAATTCCTGTACAAATCGCCCTTGCAGTAGCCTTGCTATCCCATCTCTTGCAACATGGAAAGAACTCAAAGATTTTCACTGTCGGCGTTTGCGCATGTGTTCACTCTTCAACTCCATTGGTTTAGTTTTAAGTACGCAAATTTGATGCAAATGTATGCTaacttgatatccagaattgcattttggatatcaagaattcgaattttggatatccagaattgaattgttgatatcaagaattcgaattttggatatcaagaatttcattttggatatcaagaattccaattttggatatccagaattgcattttggatatcaacaattccaattttggatatccagaattgaattctggatatcaaaaattccaattttggatatcaagaattccattttggatatcaacaattccaattttggatatcaaaaatacaattctggatatcaagaattctaattgttgatatccaaaatgattatggatatcaagaattcattcTTGATATCCATATCcattttcgtgacgttagtgacgtagtgacgttagtaacgtcag contains:
- the LOC134011998 gene encoding BUB3-interacting and GLEBS motif-containing protein ZNF207-like isoform X1, giving the protein MGRKKKKQMKPWCWYCNRDFDDEKILIQHQKAKHFKCHICHKKLYTGPGLAIHCMQVHKETIDGVPNAIPGRTDIELEIYGMEGIPEKDMEERRRVLEQKTQESQKKKQNQDDSDEYEEDEEPGPSFQQPAAQPQTGYIPPVTQPGMPPVHTAPGMPPGSYSGMPPMMPGVPPMMPGMPPVMPGMPPGMMPMGRMMPPGPGMPPMMPGMPPGMPPPVGHRPGMPHMPQGPPTTGMLNRPAMPAASAPPAQPAVTKPLFPSAGQMGTHVQSTASTSTGLSSADSQSASSKATFPSSAQSQQAVPGSDFKLHSGPATPSEPSKPTFPAYTQASATVGSPSPGGIVSKPPSTVTSKPATLTTSSATSKLIHPDEDISLEELRAQLPRYQRNIPQPGHVSPPGGPMMIPQQPGLRHHMHGQYGGPPRGMPGYMPGGMPPYGQGPPMVPPYPGAPLRPPMGMRPPVMSPGGRF
- the LOC134011998 gene encoding BUB3-interacting and GLEBS motif-containing protein ZNF207-like isoform X2, yielding MGRKKKKQMKPWCWYCNRDFDDEKILIQHQKAKHFKCHICHKKLYTGPGLAIHCMQVHKETIDGVPNAIPGRTDIELEIYGMEGIPEKDMEERRRVLEQKTQESQKKKQNQDDSDEYEEDEEPGPSFQQPAAQPQTGYIPPVTQPGMPPVHTAPGMPPGSYSGMPPMMPGVPPMMPGMPPVMPGMPPGMMPMGRMMPPGPGMPPMMPGMPPGMPPPVGHRPGMPHMPQGPPTTGMLNRPAMPAASAPPAQPAVTKPLFPSAGQSQQAVPGSDFKLHSGPATPSEPSKPTFPAYTQASATVGSPSPGGIVSKPPSTVTSKPATLTTSSATSKLIHPDEDISLEELRAQLPRYQRNIPQPGHVSPPGGPMMIPQQPGLRHHMHGQYGGPPRGMPGYMPGGMPPYGQGPPMVPPYPGAPLRPPMGMRPPVMSPGGRF